Below is a genomic region from Vicia villosa cultivar HV-30 ecotype Madison, WI unplaced genomic scaffold, Vvil1.0 ctg.000442F_1_1_1, whole genome shotgun sequence.
AGATAACCTTGTGAGTACATTTAATAACATCTCTTCCAATTCATATGATTTATGGTGTATAAATAGGTCAGATTCATTTTTTCCAAAACACGCCTTCTTTCAGTTCCTCTTCTGTTCTTCTGCACTTAACGTTTATCGATTCTGTGTCAGAAATTTTTCATGGCTGCAGGAAAATACGACTATGTTAACGACATCACTCCTGCCAAGGAATCCTGGGACATTGTTGTTTGAGTTGTTCGTTTATGGTTTGTACCATATTTGAATTCCAAACAAAATTTTTATGCAATGGAAATGGTTTTGATGGATGAAGAGgttttttttgtttggttttattAATCGTGATTCTTTATAGTCTTATCCCTTATTCATTATAATATATGATGTCTTTTAGATTTTGATTATCTCTGTTTGTGAATTTAAAGGGCGACAAGATCCAGGCTTCGGTTAGGAAAGCCCTATTGTCTGAATTTATTTTCtgtaattgaaaattgaaattaagTTTGTTATGTTTACCTCTAAATTTTACAGATTCTTCTTCTAGGGAAGCGACTATGGTTGTTGGAAAATGTGGTTATGAACCTGACATTGGAACCTTGAAGGTATTGATGAAATCATTGTTTACTCCCTTTGTCAGTGATCTTTTGGATTTCTTACTCTGCTTTCATGAATCTCTAATTTGATTTGAATTACATCATTTTACTTATTGAATTATTCTGTTGTTTTCTTTTCAGGATAATAAAACGCAGAAGATGCACAATTGTACACATCCATAAGATGAAGAAGAAATCACTATCAGTAATTTGAACAGAATGGTTTTCACATATGTGAGTCACAAATATTTTACATGTATCACTTTAGGTTAGCTGTGATAAAGGTCAAAGTTTTTGAATGAATCTTTGCACGTGCATAtggattcaatattttatttttatctctttATGTTCAACTCATGTGTTTTGTTGTAATCTGACTTTATAAATTTATTTCTCTCGGTTGGCATTTCAAATTGTTTTTAGGTGAATgattttgtgtttgttttagCAGAAGAGATCAAACGTCTGGTTGCCTACTTGAAAGACATTTACGGGGATTCTAGAGGCAACAAGATGGTTGTACTTTGCTGGTTTCACAGAATTGAAGAGGTTGATATTGTTTTACCTTACAGTTTTAGTGACAGCaacttttgttttctctttttcttcaagATTGGAGTATTGAATGTATAGATGGTTTTACTAAACTGTTTTACATAGTCACTTAGGTATTTACTAAATTGTTTTACATGTTATATTTGGATGATTGTTGAATTGTTACATAGATCATATTATGATGATTGTTGATATTATGATGATTATTGATATTACGATGATTGTTGAATCTGATTAAGAATTGTCAAGTTTATATGCATAGCCAATGCCACTGTGTTATTCATCATATTTTCAAAGCAACTTACATTATTTCTTAATTGTATTTAAAATTTTCAGGGTTTTGATTATGTATAGTATACATTGGTTGTTATGAAGGTGTACTTTTCAAGCCAAGTCTAAAGCCATTGAAGGAAATATTTTCAgctatttttttttgttgcaatcATATCTTAAGCTGATGTAAGGGTAGGATGAGAAGTAGTATTTTGTTCTAAATTTTTTAGACGTGTGGGTAATTCTTTATTTCTTgcaaataaactaaaaataaattattgttaATTCTCAAATTCATATCTTTAGACATTCTTTCATAAATActgtagtttttttttctttccgaaAATTAACTATGCgtaatatttttaatatgcaaAATCACCTCAAgtcttttttttatagaaataatcACCTAAAGTCTTACTAAAACTTAACACATATCCccctaaatattataaatatatatatttttattagaatttATATTAGATTATAATGTAGCAATCAATTAATAAGTTTAAATATAAAATCAGAAAAAACCAATTTTAAAATAACTGAACATTGAATGATAACACAAAATACGTAACAAAACTTTAAGAGAAACAAACTTATTTAGTGTCATTTAAACCATAGATTCGTTATTCTTTATgagattaattatttttttgaatattattcattatttttaatttaatcacATTCGTTTCATTCTCTCCAATAAATAATTAagagttatatttaaaaaataattatcattgTATTAAAATCTAAGATTGATAAAACAATATATaaagtattttgtttttttaatgatgTATGTTACAAATActtaatttcaaaatttcaactaaattaataataattaattattaaatgaattttgatttaaaaactattaaattagtaaattatttttcattaaaaaactattttctacaattaacaacaaaataaacataagtttataatatataaaatatatttcattttttatttttaaaattatgacaTATATTACTTATATTGATATTAAAACATAATAACCAAATTtacatttataa
It encodes:
- the LOC131628313 gene encoding uncharacterized protein LOC131628313, whose amino-acid sequence is MLTAAAFKHHCKLFFSKQTSNSNDSDHQYRYFHPDNLVSTFNNISSNSYDLWCINRSDSFFPKHAFFQFLFCSSALNVYRFCVRNFSWLQENTTMLTTSLLPRNPGTLLFELFVYDSSSREATMVVGKCGYEPDIGTLKDNKTQKMHNCTHP